The following coding sequences are from one Triticum aestivum cultivar Chinese Spring chromosome 5A, IWGSC CS RefSeq v2.1, whole genome shotgun sequence window:
- the LOC123107247 gene encoding uncharacterized protein isoform X1, producing the protein MDIWHHILSLLPLADAARAGCVSQTFRSSWRSHPNLTLSMETLRLDGDTCREDKLARVFTKRVNRIMRKHSGGVKTFNLSYNYLRSFLDTSYLNRWLEIAVTTGIEEVKLSMPLGRTAVRYKFPCPVLSNGSGNSIRHLHLSRCAFHPTVGLRCLTRLFLLEVHITRDELGHLLSNSLAMEELCLNSCHKIIRLKISCLLHRFSCLSVFHCKSLEVIENRAPNLCFVRIDGAVEKLPVGDLLQMKRLHMLDYYESDLVHDARSKLPFIMPNLETLNLSSAGEMFNTPILTVRFLFLKNLLIDLNADRGAFPHPMIIFL; encoded by the exons ATG GACATCTGGCATCATATACTGTCCCTTCTGCCACTGGCAGATGCTGCGCGAGCTGGCTGTGTGTCTCAAACATTTCGAAGCTCCTGGAGATCCCATCCTAACCTCACCTTAAGTATGGAAACGCTGCGCCTCGATGGAGATACATGCAGAGAAGATAAACTGGCACGGGTTTTCACCAAGAGAGTCAACCGCATTATGAGAAAACACTCAGGCGGCGTGAAGACATTCAACCTTAGTTATAATTACCTTCGTTCTTTTCTGGACACCAGTTATCTCAACAGGTGGCTTGAGATTGCTGTTACTAcggggattgaagaggtcaaacttTCAATGCCTCTAGGACGCACCGCGGTTCGTTACAAGTTCCCATGCCCGGTTTTATCCAACGGGAGTGGAAACTCGATTCGACATCTTCACCTCAGCCGTTGCGCCTTCCATCCCACGGTCGGGCTTCGTTGCTTGACAAGGCTGTTTCTGTTGGAGGTGCACATCACGAGAGATGAGTTAGGGCACCTTCTGTCCAATTCTCTTGCTATGGAAGAGTTGTGTCTCAATAGTTGTCATAAGATAATTCGCCTCAAGATATCTTGCCTGCTACATCGGTTCAGCTGCCTGTCAGTGTTTCATTGCAAGTCTCTGGAAGTGATAGAGAATAGAGCTCCAAATCTTTGCTTTGTTCGCATTGATGGTGCTGTAGAGAAACTTCCGGTTGGAGATTTATTGCAAATGAAGAGACTACACATGTTGGATTACTACGAATCTGACCTTGTTCATGATGCTCGTTCCAAGCTTCCATTCATTATGCCAAATCTTGAAACCCTCAACCTATCTTCGGCTGGAGAG ATGTTTAATACACCAATCTTAACTGTCAGATTCCTCTTCCTGAAGAACCTGCTGATTGATCTTAATGCAGATAGGGGGGCTTTTCCCCATCCTATGATTATTTTTCTCTAG
- the LOC123107247 gene encoding uncharacterized protein isoform X2 gives MDIWHHILSLLPLADAARAGCVSQTFRSSWRSHPNLTLSMETLRLDGDTCREDKLARVFTKRVNRIMRKHSGGVKTFNLSYNYLRSFLDTSYLNRWLEIAVTTGIEEVKLSMPLGRTAVRYKFPCPVLSNGSGNSIRHLHLSRCAFHPTVGLRCLTRLFLLEVHITRDELGHLLSNSLAMEELCLNSCHKIIRLKISCLLHRFSCLSVFHCKSLEVIENRAPNLCFVRIDGAVEKLPVGDLLQMKRLHMLDYYESDLVHDARSKLPFIMPNLETLNLSSAGEIPLPEEPAD, from the exons ATG GACATCTGGCATCATATACTGTCCCTTCTGCCACTGGCAGATGCTGCGCGAGCTGGCTGTGTGTCTCAAACATTTCGAAGCTCCTGGAGATCCCATCCTAACCTCACCTTAAGTATGGAAACGCTGCGCCTCGATGGAGATACATGCAGAGAAGATAAACTGGCACGGGTTTTCACCAAGAGAGTCAACCGCATTATGAGAAAACACTCAGGCGGCGTGAAGACATTCAACCTTAGTTATAATTACCTTCGTTCTTTTCTGGACACCAGTTATCTCAACAGGTGGCTTGAGATTGCTGTTACTAcggggattgaagaggtcaaacttTCAATGCCTCTAGGACGCACCGCGGTTCGTTACAAGTTCCCATGCCCGGTTTTATCCAACGGGAGTGGAAACTCGATTCGACATCTTCACCTCAGCCGTTGCGCCTTCCATCCCACGGTCGGGCTTCGTTGCTTGACAAGGCTGTTTCTGTTGGAGGTGCACATCACGAGAGATGAGTTAGGGCACCTTCTGTCCAATTCTCTTGCTATGGAAGAGTTGTGTCTCAATAGTTGTCATAAGATAATTCGCCTCAAGATATCTTGCCTGCTACATCGGTTCAGCTGCCTGTCAGTGTTTCATTGCAAGTCTCTGGAAGTGATAGAGAATAGAGCTCCAAATCTTTGCTTTGTTCGCATTGATGGTGCTGTAGAGAAACTTCCGGTTGGAGATTTATTGCAAATGAAGAGACTACACATGTTGGATTACTACGAATCTGACCTTGTTCATGATGCTCGTTCCAAGCTTCCATTCATTATGCCAAATCTTGAAACCCTCAACCTATCTTCGGCTGGAGAG ATTCCTCTTCCTGAAGAACCTGCTGATTGA
- the LOC123104157 gene encoding uncharacterized protein, whose product MRAISSAAGGMLRARLSAAARLRGGHGDGGGRWTTPGHEVRPKGYPMNRTPPPPGESRKWEDWELPCYVTSFLTVVILGVGLNAKPDLTLETWAHHKALERLQQQELAAASASADALSE is encoded by the coding sequence ATGCGGGCGATCTCGTCGGCGGCGGGAGGGATGCTGCGGGCGCGGCTGAGCGCGGCGGCGCGCCTCCGCGGCGGGCACGGCGACGGCGGTGGCCGCTGGACGACGCCCGGCCACGAGGTGCGGCCCAAGGGGTACCCGATgaaccgcacgccgccgccgccgggcgagTCGCGCAAGTGGGAGGACTGGGAGCTCCCCTGCTACGTCACCTCCTTCCTCACCGTCGTCATCCTCGGCGTCGGGCTCAACGCCAAGCCCGACCTCACCCTCGAGACCTGGGCGCACCACAAGGCGCTCGAGCGCCTCCAGCAGCAGGAGCTCGCCGCCGCGTCCGCCTCCGCCGACGCCCTGTCAGAGTGA